The Rhodocyclaceae bacterium region AGCTGTGCAAAAACCCGGGTGGCAGCACTCGCGAGCCGGGGTGATGTGATCGATTGGCGTTTCACGCCGTCTGGCTTCCTGGTTTGCATTTCTGCCTTCTGCAAGCGCTATGGATCGCTCTGTGGGGGCATGCTGCCCCGCGAGCCGTCACTGTAACTCGCATCTGGCCAGTTTCTCAATGTTGTGCACGAGGCAGAATAGTCGCCACTGGGTTCCGACCTTGTTCAGCCCGCGCAGCGTGAACCGGTTCAGGCGCTTGTTGTGCCGCAAGTTGCCGAACACCGGCTCCACGGTTCCGATCCGCTGGCTATAGCGACGCCTGCCCTCA contains the following coding sequences:
- a CDS encoding transposase, with amino-acid sequence EGRRRYSQRIGTVEPVFGNLRHNKRLNRFTLRGLNKVGTQWRLFCLVHNIEKLARCELQ